From the genome of Ancylothrix sp. D3o:
TAATTTATTAAGTATTAAATCTTCTGGGGAGGCCAGAAAAACAGTTGCACCTGTCGGAATTTGATATTGTTGGCGTCGTTCCAGCTTCCGCCGTTCCAACTCTGAATTTTCCGCAATCATTAAATCAGCACGAGAGATTGTTTGAATATGAGTAATTTGTAAGGTTCGCATTCTGCCAGAAATTACATCATCTACACCGGCCACATAAAAGCCAGCTTGTTCTAATTCTGAAATAAATGGGCTTAAGCATTCAGGAATAACTGAAATGACAATATCTAAATCCCTTGTAGTGCGGACTTCCCCGTAAGCAATAGCAGCTACTCCGCCGGTAATATAATAAGGAATATTAAAAGCTTCAAAAATTGGGTGGAGAATTTCAGCCAGAGCAATCGAATCTTGTATCCAAGTCATTTCATCTCCGGTGGGAATATAGTGTTGGGGACAATCTTCTGCTAACCAGGCGTGAGCTAGTTTTTGAGCAAATTCTGGTTGGTTTAAATTAGAAAAGCGTTTGCGGAAACAGTTTATGGCAAAACGACGAGCATTTTGGTTCATCGCGCTTCCCATCCCTAATCTCTGTTCTGGCGTTCGCTGTTTTAATAGCCAAAACTGTAATAAATCAACTTCAGGAGTTGTATCTGAAGATTGTGGTTGATACCCTGGCTTTATTGTAAATTTAGGTAAAGCTTGAGTCATGGATTAAGTTGGAATTTAGGAGCCAACAGTTCAGTAGAAAAGAGTAAGTTGTGGGAAATGACGGTAAATAATATATGTTGTTGGGTTCTCAGACGCTATAACCCAACAACACATAGATGTTAATTTTGAGTAGCTTTTCGTTTAGCATTCCCTCGTTGGCGTGCTGCTTCAAAGCTGCGATTATTTTCTGCTTCCAAAAGAGCAATAAATCGATCTAATTCTGCGATATTTCTATCCATCCGCTGTACGACTTCACGCAAACGGGCAACAGAACGTGCCCTCGTCTCAGCATCAGGAATTCTGGGTTGATTAGTCATGGTAAATTCCAGTTCCTCTTGATATCTTGGATACTTGCCTCTACTGCTTCTATAGTAGCATCAGCTTCATCGATATATCGAGTAAGTAGGTCTAAAGTATCAGTAGAGGCTACAGGCTGGGCATCATAAATGCGCCGTAATATAATGTAGAATCTGGAATAGTAAGAATCAGCCCTTTCTCGAATACTTTGTAATTCCTCTAATTCAGGAATCGTTTCTTCTGTCTCGCCAAATTGTTCAAATAATATAAATTCAAGTAAGCCGGCTTCATCAATCTTTTCTAAGAATTGTTGCTGTAAACTTAAAATCTTCGTTACCGTTTCTGATGGTAGTCTTGCCATGTAGATAACCTGTATTTTTAGCTAAGATAGTATATCATTAATGTCTTATCAACACCAGTATTAAGAATCTCTTTAGAGAATTTGATGAGCTTCTAAAGCTCGTTCAATAGTATTCCGATACTCTTCTATTCTATCCATTTAACAATCTCCTCCCTTTCTGGATTCAAAGTAATAAAAATACTATAGCGATTTCAAAGATGAGTATGTTCAAGATGAATAACAACATCTCCACCTGCCACAGAGATGCCATTTTGCCAAAGCTCATACTCACTAATATCAACATCTTCATCCCAGACTAACCCATAACCACCTTCCTCAATTCTAAAGTTTTTAAAAACTACAGGATTATGGAGTTTAGCAAACAACGGCTTCTCTAGCAATTTAGAAATGTCGTATTTTCTGAATTCATCATTGCTAAATTTTACAACCAAAGTTCGATTATCAATAGCTTGTGCCCAAAGAATCCGAGGATATTTCATAAATAATAATTCTGATAAATAAATTTCTATCCCCCATAAACTGGGACTGCTATGGGGGAGTAGAGGGATGAAGGGGCTATGGATACTCAGACGTGAGTATTTAAGAAAGACCGGCAGCCTTCAATTTTTCAGCAACTCTTATCTGAGCCAAACGTTTTTCATATTTTTGGTCTATTTCCAATGTAAAGTCGCACAATTCTTTAGCTTTTTGTTCGGTTAATTTGGCAAGTTCAAGTATTTCTGCTAGTTCGCGTTGTTCCTGTTCGCTCATTGATGGTTGGGTCATTGTCCATTCTCCTGCGTGAGTTTTCAGATCCCCTCACTTATTTTAGCTTCCGCTACCTGTTTATTCTTGGTTTGTGTTTAAGTAATTACTCTTTAAATTTACCATCGGCCTGCTGATAAAAACTGCGTAACTCCGTCAGATTTTTAGATGGTTGGTTGTAATAGCTTTTCCCTTCAGCAGTGGGGAAAGATGCCCAGGTAGGCGCAACTTTAAACACAGCATCATCAAACCGGCCAGCCACAATATCTTGGTATGCACCGGCCTGTTTAATTAATTGGACAGCCGCTAAGTCTTGGGATTGTGGGCTAAAATCAGGGAGATTTAGTTTATTTACCAGTTCGTCCCATGTTTGTTTAAGAATTTGGTATTTACCGGCTGCCGTACTGCACAAAGGTTTACCCTTATACAGTGAGCAATTCTTGATATTAGGATGTGCTTTAAATGAATTGAACAGTTGGCCGGTGAACATCATCCGATAACCATTTGGGCCGGCAGTACCCTCGGCAAAAGCAATTGTTTGCAAAAAAGCTCTAACATTCTCATTTTTAATTGCTTCTGATAGCGGATGACTGGATAGAGTTGTTTCTGTGGGTGCCCGTGTTGGATTAGGTTGACCGATAATGGCTAATCCTAAAGTGGAAATGGCGATGATTGAGAGGCCGGTGGGATTTATCATAGCCGGTTTTCCCTCCACAGTTTTTCTAATTGGCT
Proteins encoded in this window:
- a CDS encoding DUF2442 domain-containing protein; this encodes MKYPRILWAQAIDNRTLVVKFSNDEFRKYDISKLLEKPLFAKLHNPVVFKNFRIEEGGYGLVWDEDVDISEYELWQNGISVAGGDVVIHLEHTHL
- a CDS encoding glycoside hydrolase family 104 protein, with translation MINPTGLSIIAISTLGLAIIGQPNPTRAPTETTLSSHPLSEAIKNENVRAFLQTIAFAEGTAGPNGYRMMFTGQLFNSFKAHPNIKNCSLYKGKPLCSTAAGKYQILKQTWDELVNKLNLPDFSPQSQDLAAVQLIKQAGAYQDIVAGRFDDAVFKVAPTWASFPTAEGKSYYNQPSKNLTELRSFYQQADGKFKE